One genomic segment of Brevibacillus laterosporus LMG 15441 includes these proteins:
- a CDS encoding ABC transporter permease: protein MNKGFFFWKTLRLVVSLLLFSFLLYELLSFSTGDPALGVLRKLGVQHVSQEAIEEMRTRLGIDGNFLDQYFRWLLNSLKGDFGNSFMTNTPVLQIIAEKAAVTLKLIGISLVICIVFSLSLGGMIGNFPALKWLRQLLSVMLSFPIYWIAILAIFIFGVQLKWFPFVGSSSGRHLILPIFVICFSEGCYLSKMVSDLIVSSATSEQQIIAKFRGIKWYYRFYYQLKELFVPLISLYGNSLINLIGGTVIVEIIFSISGLGKLLMDAISTRDYPVIQGITLIIACVIFLLNYFVDLLIQKIDMRIQLDQGGE, encoded by the coding sequence ATGAATAAAGGGTTTTTTTTCTGGAAAACTCTACGTTTAGTCGTGAGTCTGCTGCTTTTTTCCTTTTTGCTATACGAGCTTCTCTCCTTTTCGACAGGCGATCCAGCATTAGGTGTTCTCCGAAAGCTGGGGGTCCAACACGTATCCCAAGAAGCAATTGAAGAAATGAGAACAAGGCTAGGGATCGACGGGAACTTTTTGGATCAGTACTTTCGCTGGCTGCTTAATAGTTTAAAGGGGGATTTTGGAAATTCCTTTATGACAAATACACCGGTTTTGCAGATCATTGCAGAAAAAGCTGCGGTCACTTTGAAATTGATCGGAATCTCCCTCGTTATTTGTATTGTTTTTTCTCTAAGTTTGGGAGGCATGATCGGGAATTTTCCTGCTTTGAAATGGCTGAGACAGCTTCTTTCTGTAATGTTGTCGTTTCCTATTTATTGGATCGCTATATTGGCTATCTTTATTTTTGGAGTCCAGCTAAAATGGTTCCCTTTTGTAGGCAGTAGTTCTGGCAGACATCTCATCTTACCTATATTCGTTATCTGCTTTTCTGAGGGATGTTATCTATCCAAAATGGTAAGTGATTTAATTGTATCTTCAGCAACCAGCGAGCAGCAGATTATTGCCAAGTTTAGGGGGATCAAGTGGTATTATCGGTTTTATTATCAATTGAAGGAATTGTTCGTACCACTGATTTCTCTTTACGGCAATAGTCTAATAAATCTTATCGGAGGGACGGTTATCGTCGAGATCATATTTAGTATTTCTGGCTTAGGAAAGCTGTTGATGGATGCCATCTCCACGAGAGATTATCCAGTTATTCAAGGGATCACCTTGATCATTGCTTGCGTTATCTTTTTATTGA
- a CDS encoding ABC transporter substrate-binding protein encodes MKKKFGIVISMLAAISLVGCSSNNQDASKKDEKATVNIAISNESNAQKLDATSYDTYLALYGAVYEPLVEYGEKGAFKPGLAESWEISEDGKKYVFHLKKDVKFSDGSDVNAEAVKFTIDRAKAKNETSDLQTLTNLEKVEVIDGTTVAMHFTKISNQVLAELCQARPLRIMSPHSVEGEKVDGAFKEAIGTGAFTVKEISAEQVLMEPNPYYNHGNPVNYQVNFKTIEDGSSRTLALKSGEVDVVGGTLGSITDSDINSLKKDKSYHVHKFEGTRSHFLAFNPDNQVLTSTIRKGIELAVNKSTLSDKKLVGLFQENVKYVSTDNQENFPYDLNKARSMFESEGYVENAEGYYEKANNVLAFDLVIQTTEFPEWKEQAEIIESDLKKAGVKVNINIFDSESYYDVLWNTKKYDMIFYRTYTDALLPYNFLNSLYHNTAEGHGVLANDAKLTNLLDDFAVTIQEKKQQQIFDNIFKRISEETLAIPIDYKDEKFVTSSKILEFHYSGVSDVPIDFKKLVVK; translated from the coding sequence ATGAAAAAAAAGTTCGGGATTGTAATTTCTATGCTGGCTGCCATTTCTCTTGTTGGCTGCTCTTCTAATAATCAGGATGCATCAAAAAAAGATGAGAAGGCGACAGTAAATATCGCTATTTCAAACGAGTCAAATGCTCAGAAACTAGATGCCACTTCTTATGATACATATTTGGCTCTATATGGAGCAGTTTATGAGCCTTTAGTCGAATATGGCGAAAAAGGAGCCTTCAAGCCTGGTCTAGCTGAGTCTTGGGAAATATCAGAGGACGGGAAAAAATATGTATTTCATCTAAAAAAGGATGTCAAATTTTCTGACGGCAGCGATGTAAATGCGGAAGCTGTGAAATTTACAATTGATCGAGCAAAAGCAAAGAATGAGACAAGCGATTTGCAGACTCTGACAAATTTGGAAAAAGTCGAAGTGATCGATGGTACGACAGTCGCGATGCATTTTACAAAAATCTCCAATCAAGTATTAGCTGAATTGTGTCAGGCTCGTCCATTAAGAATCATGAGTCCGCATTCTGTTGAGGGTGAAAAAGTTGATGGAGCATTCAAAGAGGCAATTGGTACTGGGGCCTTTACTGTGAAGGAAATCTCTGCCGAGCAAGTGCTGATGGAGCCAAATCCATACTATAATCATGGAAATCCAGTGAATTATCAGGTAAATTTCAAGACGATCGAAGATGGAAGCTCACGTACTTTAGCGCTTAAAAGTGGCGAGGTCGACGTTGTCGGAGGAACATTAGGCAGTATCACGGATAGTGACATCAATTCATTGAAAAAGGATAAATCTTATCATGTACATAAATTTGAAGGAACGAGGTCGCATTTTCTAGCCTTCAATCCTGATAATCAAGTATTGACTTCCACTATCCGTAAAGGGATCGAATTGGCCGTCAACAAGTCTACATTATCGGATAAAAAGCTGGTTGGCTTATTCCAGGAGAACGTTAAATATGTTTCTACGGATAATCAAGAGAACTTCCCGTATGATCTTAACAAAGCTAGAAGTATGTTTGAATCAGAGGGCTACGTAGAAAATGCAGAGGGTTATTATGAAAAAGCAAACAATGTGCTTGCCTTTGATCTAGTTATCCAAACAACAGAATTTCCCGAATGGAAAGAACAGGCGGAAATTATTGAAAGCGACTTGAAAAAAGCTGGGGTAAAAGTAAATATCAATATCTTTGATAGTGAAAGCTACTATGATGTTTTATGGAACACGAAAAAGTATGACATGATTTTTTATCGTACCTATACTGATGCACTGCTGCCTTATAATTTCTTGAACTCACTTTATCATAATACTGCTGAGGGACATGGAGTTCTTGCAAATGACGCCAAATTGACGAATCTACTAGATGATTTTGCAGTTACAATCCAAGAAAAAAAACAGCAACAGATATTCGACAATATTTTTAAACGTATTTCTGAAGAAACACTTGCTATTCCAATCGATTACAAAGATGAAAAATTTGTTACTTCAAGCAAAATTTTAGAATTCCATTATTCTGGTGTATCCGATGTACCAATCGATTTTAAAAAACTTGTGGTGAAATAA
- a CDS encoding class I SAM-dependent methyltransferase, translating to MVQGYDNWWQKGNTGDQEMEDSHQEGWKKVIELIDIDDVKNRDVLDFGCNQGGFLRTLYDTTPFYSACGIDLAKKAIGVAKERVNGYPIEYFQTGDATSLERKFHTVISTSVLYLIENIDEHFRMISSVLNDGGVYYASFADQSKNPSFDYMKEQIDQFGATKMQNKTLTEVVDSLIQNGFSVELLKEYTEPVYSVTDYKEFYLSVDDYILSCENSYLIKARKTESNS from the coding sequence TTGGTACAAGGATACGATAATTGGTGGCAAAAAGGGAATACTGGCGATCAGGAGATGGAAGACAGTCACCAAGAAGGATGGAAAAAAGTAATTGAGCTTATTGATATCGATGATGTGAAAAACCGAGATGTTTTGGATTTCGGTTGCAATCAAGGTGGATTTTTAAGGACATTGTATGATACCACGCCCTTTTATAGCGCTTGCGGGATTGATTTAGCTAAAAAAGCGATTGGGGTTGCAAAAGAACGTGTCAATGGGTATCCGATCGAATATTTTCAAACGGGAGATGCTACTTCATTAGAAAGAAAGTTTCATACGGTGATCAGCACCTCAGTACTATATCTGATTGAAAATATAGATGAACATTTCCGCATGATTTCGAGTGTATTAAATGATGGCGGAGTCTATTATGCTTCTTTTGCGGATCAATCGAAAAATCCTAGCTTCGATTATATGAAAGAACAGATAGATCAATTTGGAGCAACAAAAATGCAGAACAAGACGCTTACTGAGGTAGTAGATAGTCTGATCCAAAATGGATTTTCAGTCGAGCTGCTTAAAGAATACACTGAACCGGTATATAGTGTGACCGATTATAAAGAATTCTATCTATCAGTTGATGATTATATTTTATCTTGCGAAAATTCTTATCTAATCAAAGCAAGGAAAACAGAAAGCAACTCTTAA